The nucleotide window TACACGTGGCTCTCCATTCTTTGGTGTATATCCGCCCTGCACACAAATTGTCCCTTGCTTCCATTGCTCTCCCATTTCAAACACCCTCTCTGATATAAAATAGCTCTGTTCAAGTTTGTTGTTGATTTCCGCAGGGGTTCGCTTTCAGCGGACAGTTAAAGAGTCTCCTCAGCGCTATGAGCCTGCGATGTCTCCCCTTGACTCTCTTAGTCTCACCCCTTCACTCTCATCAACAAGTTTCAATTAGAAACATCAGACTTTAACACAGCCTATAAATAAAAAACTGCTTCTCTCGCCCAAAGGCAAAAGAAGCAGTCCTATTACACGTTCGACCATACTTCTCTTATCTTTCAGCATTATTCTGCAGGATGTAGCACAATTCCGTTACCGGCTGTTGCTAAGGTTTCACTGGGCCTGATCCCTCCACCTATTCTTGATAAGACGTATGAAATTAGCTTGATTTTATATACAAATCACAGAAAAGTCAAATTATTTTTTTGATTTTTAAAATTATTTACCTTAATTATCAAAGACTTTTTCAACGTGTTCTAAACACATATTGTAAATCACATAAAGTTATTTTATTAAGGTCACTTTTTTAACATAATAATTTTTTACAATCACTCATTCCCTATCTTGAATATAATACGATGACAACAAACAGAATGGACGCATGGCTTATGAGCAATCAATTTAAAGAAATATTCGGAGCCGCGATAGCTGCCATAGGTACTATCACCGCGGCTATCGGTAGTACACCGCTTCCTTTTTTAGGCGATGGTCTAAAGAGTAATCTTGACCTATACGGCAATGTTCTACAAGCAACAGGTAACGCACTAGAAGCTGACGGACAAGATGGCATATCTTTAGAAAAGATAGGCAATGAAATACAAGCCACTGGAAATTCAACTGTTGTTGCCGGTATCCTATTAGATCGGGACGGAGATGCTGGCCAAAGGGCAATTATAACTGGAAATTGGCTACAAGCTCTAGGGGGATTGACTGCACTTGGGGATGAATTTGAAGACCCTACGGCAGCAGGGCAAAACTTTAACATTATAGGAAACTTACTGCAAGCAATCGGAAATTCTCTGCAAGCAATTGGGGGTATCCGGCAGCTTCGAGAAGAACAACAGGAGCAAAATCAAGAGGGAGAAGCAGAAACTTCTTCTGATAAAGAAGATCCATCTGACAAGGAGAAGAGGGTGGATACGAAAGAAGAGTCAAAAAAAGAGATTGGACCTAATGGCTTACTTATAATGGATCGCAATGAAACAATTATATTCGTAGGTAGCTGGGTGCAAGCCGTCGGGTCTGTCCTATCTCTAGTTGGTCAAATTCAAGAAGAAACACAGGAGGTAAGTGAGAAATCAGACGTGGATAAAAAGAATAAAAAAGAAATAAAAGATACACAAAAGGAAGATGATAAAGAAGAGTCGTCTGAAGAATAAGAGGGTGTCTCCATAGGAGATACTCTCTATTTTCATGATAACAATAGTTTGAAAATTTGTTGCATCAATAGATATCCTTCACGTACAGAAGTAAAAGACTGTAAGCTTTGCAGCATCGTTAGCTTGACCTTCTCCGGTGAAAACGGGGGATATGCCTGCAAAATTAAAGCCGCCATTCCAGAGCAAATTCCCGTAGCCATGGATGTTCCCGATAATGTAATATACGTACCACCCACGATAGCCCCTGGATTTTGCAAACCAAGTGTAGAATTGGGTGAATAAGCAGCCGTAATATTACTGCCTGGCACAAATAAATCTGGTTTTAATAAACCATCTATTGTAGGGGATTTACTTGTGTAAGGTGCTTTTACATCATCAGAAATGCTAGCTGTATTCAAATCATCAATAGCACCTACGGTTACAACTTTTGGATGAATGCCAGGGGTATCAACTGAAAGTGCTGCTCCGTTGTTTCCTGCAGCAGCTACAACAAAAATACCTGCATCTATAGCCAATGCAGCAGCGCGCGCAAGAGGATCGTCGGAGTATGTTAATGTGGGTGGTCCTCCTAGCGATAGGTTCATTATTTTGATATTGAATTGTGCTTTATTTTGAATAACATAATCAATTCCAGCAATAACGGTAGAAGCTGAGCCGCCTCCACTACTATCTAATACCTTTACTCCAATTAATGAAGCATCTGGAGCAACCCCCGTGTATAATCCTCCCGAAATAGACCCATTTCCAGCGGCACAGCCCGCGACATGTGTACCATGACCATTATCATCATATGGTGCTGTTGCACCGTTAATAAAATCCTTAAAGTGGACAATGCGATTGATAGGCGTAACAAAATCAGGGTGTGGATAAATACCCGTATCAACAATTGCAATTCCTACATTCAAGCCTGTCAATCCAAACGTGTTTCTAGTAAAATTCGCCCCCACTGCTGCTGTGGCTATATTTAAATTCGTACTTACTTTATAATCGCAGTAAATTTTTTCTATATCCTTTAATCTTGCTAATTGTCTTAAGCTTTTAATAGATAATTGCGCAGCCATTAACTTCAGATTAATAATATTTAACCCTTCTTTTTCTTCAGGCCTTAACATAATTAAATCTTGTAATTTTTTCACAGAAGAATCCTTGCTAATCTGTATAATAACAGGAATAATTGCAGGCGATGTAGCGTCTTTTTTTTCATTTTCACTTATTTCTCTTAGGAGTGCCTTATCAAACTTGTCCTCAAATTCAAAGCTCTCTTTCATTAATATCCTCCCTTATTCAATCAAACATGTCTTTAGTACAAGGTATGTAAAACAAAGAAAACTGACATGGATACTAGAGGATTTTTTTGTACATAAGGTTCTGTTAAATTTCTTTGTTGATTCCCGTTACGTAGGTTCGCTTTCCGCGGGCGGTCAGGGAGTCTCCTCAGCACTATGCACCTGCGGGGTCTCACTCGCTTTTCCCGGAGGAGTCTCACATCCTTTACTCCAATCAACAAGTGCGAATGATCAACATTGGACTTTAACACAGCCGTATATAAAGAAAGACCCCTGTATACACAAGGGCCTAATAGTTTTTAGCCATCATAACCAAGGAAACTTGCACCAATGATAATCAAAAGGATAAATAATACAACCACTAAAGCAAAGCCGCCATAACCATAGCCGCAGCCACCATAACCACCGTAACCGTACATAGCTTTGTGCCTCCTTATATATTACTAAGATGTGTGTACAAAGATATAATATGGTTATACGATGCTTTTGCGCACGTCCGAAATAAAATGGGCGTTGTAGCATGTGTCCTATGTCGTTCCTCTTTGTTTTACAGTATGTGTATCATTGACTATAATAAAGAAAAAACATCAATGGGGGTACAAACAGATGACATTACATAAAGCACTCACAATTGCTGGTTCCGATACAAGCGGTGGTGCCGGAATTCAAGCCGATCTGAAAACATTCCAAGAGCTTGGTGTATATGGAATGACAGCTTTAACGACAATTGTAACAATGGATCCGCATGAAGGTTGGGCACATAATGTATTTCCAATTGCAGCCTCTACATTAAAACCACAACTAGAGACTGTAATAGAGGGCGTCGGTGTTGATGCATTAAAAACAGGGATGCTGGGATCTGTTGAAATCATTGAAATGGTTGCAGACGAGCTAGAAAAACACAATCTTCGCAACGTTGTCGTTGACCCGGTAATGGTTTGTAAAGGTGCGGATGAGGCGCTTCATCCTGAAACAAACGATGCCTTGCGCGATATTCTTGTTCCTAAAGCTTTAATTGTTACACCTAATTTATTTGAAGCATATCAATTGAGCGGCGTAAAAATTAATAGCTTAGATGATATGAAGGAAGCGGCGCAAAAGATTCATGCGTTAGGTGCAAAATATGTCCTGATTAAGGGCGGCAGTAAGCTAGGAACAGAAAAGGCCATCGATTTATTATTCGACGGAGAAACATTCGATCTTTTAGAATCCGATAAAATAGAGACATCAAATACACATGGTGCTGGTTGCACATACTCAGCAGCAATTGCCGCTGAAATTGCGAAAGGTGCTCCTGTAAAAGAAGCTATTTCTACAGCAAAAGCATTTATTACAGATGCCATCCGCCATTCTTTCACATTAAATGAATATGTTGGACCAACACATCACGGGGCATACCGCAAGTTTGGCGCCGGAAAAGAAAAGTAAGCAGCCATTTGGCTGCTTATTCCTGCCTATGGCTCATCTATCTGCCAGCCATTCCTCCACTTGCTTTGCAAAAAGATGCGTATCCAAAATCCCCCCCATATGTCCGTATATACTATGAAATCCAAAAAAGCTAGCTTTCTTTCCAAGCACCTGTAACTGCTTTACAGTTTCCTCACTCATATATGCAGGCTGCAGAGTATCTTCATAGCAAGAGATTAATAAAACCTTCGCTTGAATACGCTCCAGCGCTTCCTGCATATTTGAAAAACCGGCTGATATATCTTGCAGCATAGTAGCACGTGATGTATAAAGCCAGTGGTTTGCATCACAATAGGTGATGTTTTCCTTTACTTTTTCATAGATTTCTATCTCGTACGCCACCGCTCGCTCCATATCTTGCGGGGCTTGTAGCGTTTCTCGACTACTTTTGTACATATCTTCATACCACTTTGTACTAAACGCATTTGTGTACATCATTTGAGCAGCTAGATGAAGTCCTTCAAAAGGCTCTGCTTTTCCGTAATATTGACCACCATTCCAATTCGAATCCAGCTGTATTGCACGAATGGCGTGCTGTAGCACATTACATGATGTGAAAATTGGACTTTGCGCATTTGTTATTACACCAATACAGCGTTCTACCATATTCGATTCTTTAACCGCCCAATGAAGTGCAATCATTCCTCCAGCGGAAGGACCAATCACCGCATGTAGCTTCTGAATACCTAAAGAAGCAAGCAATTCTTTTTGAATTTTGACCATGTCTGCAAAAGTGAATACTGGAAAATCCATCCCATATGGCTTTCCTGTTGCAATATTTATAGAAGCGGGGCCAGTTGCAATAACATTGGGATTTTTTTGTTGAACGTTACATAGATTTTCTGTACAAATTACAAAAAAACGGCTCGTATCTATTGCTTTATCATCTCCAATTAAGTCTCCCCACCAGCTGATCGCTTGACTTGTCGCACTAAAATAATGACAGACAAGAATTACATTGTCTTTTTGTTTATTCAAAGTACCGTATGTTTCATAACCGATTTGAATGGGAATTTCTTTTCCACAATTAAATCGATAGCTACTTTGCGAAAAAACTGACCTCTTTACTAGCAAGCTCCCATCTCCCCTCTTGTATTTCAATACGAGGAAAAAACATCATTCCCTTCTTTTTTAATTTCTGCAACAGGGATTTGCTCTCTTCGGGCAGTCAGCAATTGTCTCCAGTCCAATCCATATTCAGCTTTAACACACCCTTCACGTAACACATACCTCCCAATTGAGGCCGTATCCTGCAAGAGATACAAGTTGATAAGAGAAGGCGAATCAAATAAAATGGCAGTAAATTAGATTTTATATTATAATTATTTTCGTATATTTTTTGAGTACATGGAAATTATTTCTTTATTTCTACTACCTTCTTTTTTCATTTTATTAATTAAGTACCTTTACTAACATCGATATGTTCGATTTATTACGAAAACTTAATCGTTATATATTGTTTTTTGAATTTTAAATGAAATTAACCTTTTATATCACGCAACCTTTAAGAGAGGATTCATATCATTTCAAGATAGGAGGTTTATTATATGAGAACTAACCAGTATCAATCCTCTTTGAAAAGACACTCGTCTAAACCTTCATTACAATTTACAATGAATAAAAAAACTGAAATTTTAGACATAAATGAAGATGGTCTTGTCCTACTCGGCTGGGAGCTTCAGGATATTTTAGGATCTTCTTTATTATCTCTTGCACATTCTGAAGACAGAGAATCAGTTGCTTCCTATTTTCAAAGATGTAGCTCTCATGAATACATTTCATTTCGCATATTAAGTAAACATCAAGATTACATCCTTATTCAACAATACGCTCGATTAATAGAAGATAGCGAGGGACACCTGCACTTTTTCGCGACCCTCGACAAATTCCATAGACAGACGGACGATTTATTAAGCGGACAACAGAAGCTTTTAGAATTCATTGCAAAAGGAATGCCGCTTACCCTTATTTTAGAGGAAATTATCTACACTGCAGAACAAATACAGCCTGATATTATAGGATCTATTTTATTACTAAAAGAAGGGCGCTTGTATCATGGCGCCGCATCAAAGTTACCTGATACATACACGCATGCATTGAACGGGGTTCAATTCGGCCCAGGTGTTGGCTCTTGTGGTACTGCTGCTTATCTAAAACAATTAATTATCGTAGAGGATATTGCCACGGACCCTTACTGGGAACATTATAAAGAGCTCGCATTAAGTCATGACCTTAAATCTTGTTGGTCTCTTCCTATTTTTTCTTCTAACAATGATGTGCTTGGTACGTTTGCAATCTATCATACGTATTGTAAGAAGCCATCACAGGAAGATATTGAGTTTTTTTATACTTTCTCTTATTTAGCGGGATTGGCAATCGAACAGACTGAGATTAAACAAGCGCGAGATGAGAGTGAGCAGCGATATAAGTCACTTTTTGAGCAAAATATTAATGCTGTTATTTCATTAGATTTAGAAGGACGCTTTCTAGATGTGAACGAAGCAGCTCTCGCTCTAGGTAGTTTTACAAGACAGCACCTTATAAATACATATTTTACAGATTGGATTGTCAAAGAAGACCTTGCAGCTACATTGGAATTGTTTGAAAAAACCAAGGACGGATCATCTCAATCTGCATGTTTGCGACTATTAAAAATCGATAAGCAAATCGTTCATCTAAATGTGACTTTTATCCCTATTCTTGTAGATCATAAGGTAACTGGTATCTATGTAATGGCTGTCGATATTACAGAACATATAACACAAGAAGAAACAATTCGACATATGGCTTACTATGATGCACTCACAGCATTACCTAATCGCAGATTATTTTATAAACGTATAGAAGAGGCTGTACTTGCAAAGAATCCGTTCTCTATCCTGTATATGGATGTAGATCGCTTTAAGCACATCAATGATTCTTTAGGCCATAATATCGGTGACAAATTGCTTGTGCATGTGGGAGATCGTTTACAACAAAGTATCGGTAAAGATGGAAGCGTATTTCGATTAGGGGGAGATGAGTTTACAATATTTACAATCGAATCCGATCATCATGATTCTGCCATTTATTTAGCGAAAAAATTGCTGCAAGCGTTTGAACCTGCTTTTGTTGTGGATGATTTCACCCTTCATGTCACCCCTAGCATTGGGATATCACGCTATCCGCAGGATGGAACAGATGTAGAAACCTTGCTTAAACACGCTGATATTGCTATGTATAACGCCAAAAAAGGTGGTAAAAATCAATATCGTACGTATCAACCAAGTACACAATTGCCTGCTCCCAGCCCATTTTTATTACATGATTTATATGAAGCAATTAATCATGATAGTTTAACAGTCTTGTACCAACCTATCATGAATATCACTACACATAGAGTAAAAGCTGCAGAAGCATTAGTGCGTTGGAAGCACCCTAAGTTAGGACTAA belongs to Ectobacillus sp. JY-23 and includes:
- a CDS encoding S8 family peptidase, which produces MKESFEFEDKFDKALLREISENEKKDATSPAIIPVIIQISKDSSVKKLQDLIMLRPEEKEGLNIINLKLMAAQLSIKSLRQLARLKDIEKIYCDYKVSTNLNIATAAVGANFTRNTFGLTGLNVGIAIVDTGIYPHPDFVTPINRIVHFKDFINGATAPYDDNGHGTHVAGCAAGNGSISGGLYTGVAPDASLIGVKVLDSSGGGSASTVIAGIDYVIQNKAQFNIKIMNLSLGGPPTLTYSDDPLARAAALAIDAGIFVVAAAGNNGAALSVDTPGIHPKVVTVGAIDDLNTASISDDVKAPYTSKSPTIDGLLKPDLFVPGSNITAAYSPNSTLGLQNPGAIVGGTYITLSGTSMATGICSGMAALILQAYPPFSPEKVKLTMLQSLQSFTSVREGYLLMQQIFKLLLS
- the pdxK gene encoding pyridoxine/pyridoxal/pyridoxamine kinase, with amino-acid sequence MTLHKALTIAGSDTSGGAGIQADLKTFQELGVYGMTALTTIVTMDPHEGWAHNVFPIAASTLKPQLETVIEGVGVDALKTGMLGSVEIIEMVADELEKHNLRNVVVDPVMVCKGADEALHPETNDALRDILVPKALIVTPNLFEAYQLSGVKINSLDDMKEAAQKIHALGAKYVLIKGGSKLGTEKAIDLLFDGETFDLLESDKIETSNTHGAGCTYSAAIAAEIAKGAPVKEAISTAKAFITDAIRHSFTLNEYVGPTHHGAYRKFGAGKEK
- a CDS encoding YjcZ family sporulation protein, whose amino-acid sequence is MYGYGGYGGCGYGYGGFALVVVLFILLIIIGASFLGYDG
- a CDS encoding EAL domain-containing protein: MRTNQYQSSLKRHSSKPSLQFTMNKKTEILDINEDGLVLLGWELQDILGSSLLSLAHSEDRESVASYFQRCSSHEYISFRILSKHQDYILIQQYARLIEDSEGHLHFFATLDKFHRQTDDLLSGQQKLLEFIAKGMPLTLILEEIIYTAEQIQPDIIGSILLLKEGRLYHGAASKLPDTYTHALNGVQFGPGVGSCGTAAYLKQLIIVEDIATDPYWEHYKELALSHDLKSCWSLPIFSSNNDVLGTFAIYHTYCKKPSQEDIEFFYTFSYLAGLAIEQTEIKQARDESEQRYKSLFEQNINAVISLDLEGRFLDVNEAALALGSFTRQHLINTYFTDWIVKEDLAATLELFEKTKDGSSQSACLRLLKIDKQIVHLNVTFIPILVDHKVTGIYVMAVDITEHITQEETIRHMAYYDALTALPNRRLFYKRIEEAVLAKNPFSILYMDVDRFKHINDSLGHNIGDKLLVHVGDRLQQSIGKDGSVFRLGGDEFTIFTIESDHHDSAIYLAKKLLQAFEPAFVVDDFTLHVTPSIGISRYPQDGTDVETLLKHADIAMYNAKKGGKNQYRTYQPSTQLPAPSPFLLHDLYEAINHDSLTVLYQPIMNITTHRVKAAEALVRWKHPKLGLISPNLFIPLAEEMGIITTIDIWMIRQACKQIDRLMRLRLSSIRISVNISVKSLYKPNFAKCVIAILEEFSLPPHLLVLEITEGVFMQKESIVISNLQELQGYDISFSIDDFGTGYSSLASLEQIPAQTIKIAKLFIDCLPNPGYGTIITSTLLSLAQQLNMTVIAEGVESVEQLTYLKEHECQYAQGFLISPPIAASNLEQMLSYQLQNTDFTLPTNTT
- a CDS encoding homoserine O-acetyltransferase, coding for MLVKRSVFSQSSYRFNCGKEIPIQIGYETYGTLNKQKDNVILVCHYFSATSQAISWWGDLIGDDKAIDTSRFFVICTENLCNVQQKNPNVIATGPASINIATGKPYGMDFPVFTFADMVKIQKELLASLGIQKLHAVIGPSAGGMIALHWAVKESNMVERCIGVITNAQSPIFTSCNVLQHAIRAIQLDSNWNGGQYYGKAEPFEGLHLAAQMMYTNAFSTKWYEDMYKSSRETLQAPQDMERAVAYEIEIYEKVKENITYCDANHWLYTSRATMLQDISAGFSNMQEALERIQAKVLLISCYEDTLQPAYMSEETVKQLQVLGKKASFFGFHSIYGHMGGILDTHLFAKQVEEWLADR